A single genomic interval of Antechinus flavipes isolate AdamAnt ecotype Samford, QLD, Australia chromosome 1, AdamAnt_v2, whole genome shotgun sequence harbors:
- the SLC39A3 gene encoding zinc transporter ZIP3 produces MTKILVAKLLCLVGVFILMLLGSILPVKIIEADYEKAHRSKKILSLCNSFGGGVFLATCFNALLPAVREKLQEVLKLGNITTDYPLAETIMLLGFFMTVFVEQVILTFRKEKPSFIDLETFNAGSDVGSDSEYESPFIGNSRGHNFYPEHGHHSHGHGLNVQELSRSSPLRLFSLVFALSAHSIFEGLALGLQEEGDKVMSLFVGVAIHETLVAVALGINMAKSSLSMKDAAKLAVTVSLMIPLGIGIGVGIERTKGVASSVASVLLQGFAGGTFLFVTFFEILVKELEDKNDRLLKVLFLVLGYAVLAGLVFFKW; encoded by the exons ATGACGAAGATCTTAGTAGCCAAGTTGCTGTGCTTGGTGGGGGTGTTTATCCTAATGCTGCTTGGCTCCATCCTGCCTGTGAAGATCATTGAAGCTGATTATGAAAAAGCCCACCGGTCCAAGAAAATCCTCTCTCTCTGCAATTCTTTTGGAGGTGGAGTTTTCCTGGCCACCTGCTTCAATGCCTTGCTCCCTGCTGTGAGAGAAAAG CTTCAAGAAGTTCTGAAACTTGGAAACATCACCACAGACTATCCCTTAGCAGAGACCATTATGCTTCTGGGGTTCTTCATGACTGTTTTTGTGGAGCAGGTCATTTTGACCTTCAGAAAGGAGAAGCCCTCATTCATTGACCTAGAGACCTTCAATGCAGGCTCTGATGTGGGAAGTGACTCAGAGTACGAGAGCCCATTTATTGGAAACTCCCGTGGACACAACTTTTACCCAGAGCATGGTCATCATTCCCATGGCCATGGCTTAAATGTTCAAGAGCTCTCCCGCTCCAGCCCACTCCGTCTCTTCAGCCTCGTGTTTGCTCTTTCTGCTCATTCTATCTTTGAAGGCTTGGCCTTGGGCTTGCAGGAGGAGGGGGACAAAGTCATGAGCTTGTTTGTTGGTGTGGCCATTCATGAGACTTTAGTGGCTGTGGCTCTGGGGATCAATATGGCGAAGAGCTCATTGTCGATGAAAGATGCCGCCAAGCTGGCTGTCACGGTGAGCTTGATGATCCCTCTGGGCATCGGGATTGGTGTGGGCATTGAAAGGACCAAGGGTGTGGCCAGCAGTGTGGCCTCAGTGCTACTACAGGGCTTTGCAGGAGGAACTTTCCTTTTTGTGACTTTCTTTGAGATATTGGTGAAAGAATTAGAAGACAAGAATGATCGTCTCTTgaaagttctctttttggtcttGGGCTATGCAGTCCTTGCGGGACTGGTCTTCTTCAAGTGGTAG